The genomic DNA ACTCTTTGATCCGGCCACTTCCTACAAATCTCTGTTCTTTCGTTAAATAGACATAAACTTTACGACTATTACTGATCGTATCATGCAACCATCTATCACCATCCACATTGATGATCACATCACTTTCTGTCATTTGTCTCATGAAAGTACAATCCTTGATTTTCTTGATATCTTGTAACTTCAATTTGAGTTCAAGATCTCTCATTCCCTTACCTTGAATGACTTCATCCCTCCAATACTTTAAAGAAGGCAGGTCTGCGGCATCAATGATCCCTGAAAAATCAGCGCTTTTATCAGTTAAAACAGGCAAATTTTGCTCATTTATCTCGTGGTAACCAACAAACAGAACCATCAATGCACTACTGATCAATAGACATATTTTTCTCAATTTTTCTTGCCCCTTTACTAAAGGTTTAATTGGATCTACCGATAAAGGTCTCCATCACTCCATACGCATCACCACCTTTCATTTTTTAATCATTCAGCAAGTTCCTTTTCACTTCTGGAGGTACATCTTTTGGATCTACGATCACCACGTTACTTGCCTCCGCTTTTACGTATACTCCAGGATGCAAACTATGTTTTTCTCAAACAACGGTAAATTCAATCTCCGTTCAGCGCCTTGCTCATCAAACATTCTGATATTAGGAAGGATTTCTAATGTTGCTAAGCCCTCTTTTTCATAAGAATCGAAACAGTTGGACTTTTCAATTTTTTATCGTTGCTTTTTCCCTTCTCGCAAAACAGGCACATGATCTTGCTTTAAAACACTAAGTCTTTCTATCGTCCTTTTTACTTTGATTTCTTGGTAAATCCCCATAGATTTATTGACTAAAATCGAGACCTTAAAAAACTATTTCTAAAAGATCCGATCGATATAACTGTAATGAACAACATGACATTTAAAAGATTAAATAAAGTCATACAATTTTTTAAAATAATTTCTTTTGTCGTTTCCAGCAGATTGTGTATCTAGTTCATTCGATTTATTTTTTTAGAGCCTTTCTTCAACTTGGCTTTTTATACAGCCTGATTTCTCATTTAATTATTCAGGAATTATTGAGAAATATTCTTCCATTTTTTCTCCTCCTAATTCATTATCATCAAATAATTTATTGAAAAAAGAGAGACTCAATCGTAAACAAAAAAGGATTCCGTTATATTTACTCGTAGCTATCTTCCTAAATACCTTAACATTAAATAACCAATTTCCAAACACACTTTTTTCTCCAAAATGAATTTTTTATAAAAAATCATGAGAAATATGCATAAAATCATTATTAAAAAAGCTATTTAATGTATTTTTTATTTAATCATTATTATATTCTAAAAACAAACACGATATAAAATAACAATAACTATCGTTTTCTAACATTCTCTTTAATGTGATTTTATAAAAATAAAAATAGCTTATGTATTTTTATCAAACAGGTTTTTTTCTGATTTTTTTCCCAATAATTCTTTATATTTGTTTGGAGGTTTATTTTACTAGAGACCTATTTCTTCGTTTTTAGACAAAAAAACACCAGTGATTACTCACTAGTGTTAGTTTATAACAACAAATAATTCAGCTGATATATACCAGTCGTTCATTATTTATTATAGATTTTAGGTCCTTTTCTCATGTTACTACGATCATTCTTTGGCGTAGCCATCTTTTCAACTCGACCGCCACCTTGTTTCTTTTTGATTATTTCAAGCATTTTCTCTTTTGAATTCATCTGTTTCCCTCTTTTACTCTATTCACTTTTTCGCTACTGTGATAAACACTTCGCTATTGTACCACATTTTTACTTAAAAAATTCATACTTATTGATTTCTTTATGCTTTTCATCATAAAAACGTACGATGTTTGTATGTTCATCACAGGTTAAGATCACATAGCTTTTCTCATTATAAAAACCTAATACAAAAAGCAGATGAAGATCACTAACTTGCTGCTGTGTTGACGTTGATTGGTGCAATCGTTACATGATGGTGAATCGCCGTAACAAATAGAGAAGCCAATGCTTTGGCCGATCGTTGCAATGTGCGATACGCTTAAACTGCTTTGACAAACACAAGTAAAGCACCAATGGCAGAATTTCCAGGGATCAACGGTAAAATCACTCGGCGCAAACGATAAAAATACAACCACCAAAAATCACTGAACTTTCATCTAGAGTAGCGCCGATGTTCAGTAAGACTATGATCAAACATGAAATAAAGAGAATTGGAAATTTTAAAACAGGCTTAGTTTAGAACGAATGAGAGTACAGCAAATCTGTCGTGCCTACCCAATCAAAGTTCCTTTATTTTTAGTCCTTACGAACGGTGCATATATCATGATGTTCAATGCAATCAAAGCCATTTGCAGAAAGGCTCCAGAAACTCCAGAGGCTAAGAATCCAGAAATAATAGGTGGTGTCGTCCATGGAATTTGGATGCCATTTGTTTTCGCTACAATTCCTACACTCATAGAAAAATAAGCTATGACTGTGTTGACTACTGGACAAAGAATAAATGGGAAAAATACTCTAAAGTTTAGTAAAATCGGAAGGCCATAAATTATTGGCTCGTTTATGTTAAATAAACCTGGGATAAATGATACTTTTGCTATACTTTTTTTTTCACTGTTCTTTGAGAAGAATAGTATTGCTAGAATTAATGCAAAGGTACTTCCGCTTCCTCCAAAATTAATAAATAAAGATTGGAACGTTCCAGTAATAATATTTTTAGGAACTTCTCCTTTGGTTATACTCAAAAGATTTTCCATATTTAATGAAAAATAAATCGGATTCATTATTGAATTGAATAGATAACTCCCATTAAACCCAAAAAACCATAACAATGTAATTCCTAGATTAATTATGATAACTGCTGGAAGAGTACTACCTAAATTCGTGATCGGTACTTGGATTAATCCATTGATCATACTAGATGGATTGTCTATTTTTAAAGTTACTAAGACTAATTTTATAAAAAATAATACTACCGTGGTCGTAAGGAAAGGTAACAAATATTCAAAGCTTTCTGCTACTTCTCTTGGAACAGAAGAATGTAGATTTATCTTTTTTTTCTTTTTAAAACTTACAGTTAATATACCGCATGTCATAAGAGCACAAAGCATCGAAAAGAATATACCTTGTGATCCAAGTGAATCGATCAATTGATCTGGGGATTCAAGCGGCAAAAAAATAAAATAAGCGAATATTGTTGATGTGATGTACAGTATATAATCTTTCTTTTTTATTTTACAATAATTATAGGCAATCGATATTAAAATAAACAAACCTATCAGATTATTAAAAGCATTGGGAATTGAAGGAAGGGCAGTCATCCATAATACATTGAAATTTTTTTCCATAAATTTAGTAAAAGTTGGGATAGGAAAATTCACTATCAGAATAAAAAATGAACTGATAATCGTAATTGGCATCAATGAAATAAAACTATTTCGCAATATTTTTAAAAGTAAATTATTTTCAATCGTACTATATACTTTATTCATTTTGTTCTTCCTTTTTTAAGGAGATTTCTGTGAGTGAACTAATAATATTATTTGCTACAGTAAATAACTCACTATTTCCATTAACCATGCAATATGATTTTTCAGTAAGCATAAGCATCTCTTTATCATTTAATTCATCTCCAACAATGATTGAGTTGCTGACATCAGCTTCGACTAAATTTCCTAAACAAATAACGGAACTAGCCTTTCCACTCCCAAGTGGTGAAATATCAATGTATTTTTTATTTTTATTCACCTGAAAGCCTGTCCGCTCTATAGCTTTTGTGAAAATATCTATTTCACTGCTTAATTCTTTATAACCATTGACTTCTAAAGTAACAGAGTTTGTTATTAAAGGGGTATTGGATGTTCTTTTCAAAAAATTATTACTATGGATTCTTTCTAAAAAAATATTCTGTTGAAGATGACTAAATGTAATATTGATAATGGTCTCTTTTTTTACTAACATTTTTTGAATTATCGGTAATATCATACTAGTTTTCATAATTAAACTTAAAAGTATGGAACCGTGTTTATCCATTACTAAAGCACCATTATTAAGTATACAATATTCATATTCAAAGTTATATTCTTGTATAAAACGATGGAACATTGCGTAATTTCTTCCTGTAGCCAAAACAATTGGATGCCTTTTAGATACAGAACTTAAAAAGAACAATTCCTCTTCTGTTACTTTTTTCTCTCTATAGATTGTTCCATCGATGTCACTTATAAAAAAAATAGAATCCATCATTCCCTAACTCCTTTTCACAAATTGTAATATACGTTCTCACTCCCCAATAATTGGGAATTGTTTCATAATAATGGGACTTGTAAAAGTCCATTTCTAATATCCCTTGAGTCGTAGCGATACCAAAATATGGATTGATCTCAAGCACACGCTTAAAAAATGAGAGTGCTTGAAAATAGTTCTCGGAAAAAAAGTAGGTTAGCCCTATATTTATATATATGTGTATACACAGAGGTGAAATTTCAAATGCTTTCCCGAAAAATTCCCTAGCAGTTTCATAATTCCCACAACAGAGTTCTGTTATTCCTAATGAATTTAGAGCCCTAGTATTCTTAGGATTAATGATTAGTACTTTTTGAAATTGTTTTTTTGATCGTTGAATGTCATTTTCACTTCTAAAAATATATCCTAAAAAGAGTTGAGCAATTTCACTATCTGGATTAGCTTCTGCTGCTTCTTGTGCATTCTTCTTTGCTAATTTTAGTTTTCCTGCATTTCTTTGTATGATTGCCAAATAAGATTTCGCTAGTGTCTCTTTTGGGTTATTCAAAATTTGCTCGTTCATTATTTGAATATACTTTTCATTTTTCATTTGTCGTTCTTTGAAGGGTCTTAGGTGGCCTAAATGATTGAGTGTAATAGGAATATCGGCAACACTAAACCCTTTACATTTAATTGATGGTTCTATTTTTTCGGTGGCTTTTTTATAATATTTAAATCCACAATGATTCCGAAACAATTTTACCATTGAGTCAGAGTACCACCCACCTGTTCCAAAAAAGTTATACCTTAAAAATCTATAGCCACCAGTATTGCTATCATCACTATTACTTTTTATAAAATGTCTAATTTTGTACCAATCCGATTCCAATAGTAACTCATCTGCATCCAAGAATAATATCCAATCTTCTTCTACCTTCTCTAGCAAATAATTTCTCATAGCTGAAAAATCATTATTAAAAGGCTTACTATAAATATTAGTTGTATATTTTTGCGCAATTTGAATTGATTGATCAGTTGATCCCGTATCAAGTACATAAATAGCATCAGCAAAGCAGTTTCGAAAAAAATCATCTAAATATTCTTCTTCGTTTTTCATCATTAAACATAATGCTAAGCCCATCCAAAGGCCTCCTCAAATTTCAATATTTATTATTTCGTTATTTTGAAATTCAGTCATTTCTAATTTAAATTCTTCCAATGGATAAAACAAAGGATCTTTAACAAGATACACTTCAGTTCCAATTCTATATGCTTCCATAAAAATTCTTTTTTTCAAAGTTGGAAATATAGAAATTCCTGCGTCAAAAAGAAATACGCAATCAAAATAGTTATCCTTGTAATTTGTAGAAACACCAAAATATTTAGTCGTCTTGATTGTCGAAAGGTGTTTATTCACAACTTGCTCAAACCTATCGGACCATACTAGTATTTCTTGGGGCAATAACTGTTTTAATATGCCAAGTGAGTCAGTCCCTATGAATAAATTATTGCTTTTCATTTTTGACTTGATAGCACTCAAGTCATGGTGAGCATAAACTGGTGACATCGAACAAATAACAGTTACTTCTAATTTATTGAGAACGTTATTCAAATTTATCCCAGTAATGTATTTATATAATTCACTTTCTATTGCTGGATTCTTCATAAAAAGTTTGCACCTATTATTAAAATACTCCTTAGAAATGTCTTTTGACTTACTTGGATGCGGAAAATGAATAACCGGAGATTTTTCAGAAATTATAAAAGTGTTATTATTTAGAAATAATCGATAAGACAAATCCGTATCTTCTGCTCCCCAACCATTAAACGATTCATCAAATCCTTTCACTTTCATAAATTCGGAGTTATTACATGTGAAAGCACCACTCCATCCATATACCCATGGAGCTCTCAACATTGAGAGATCATCTTTATACAGTTGAAAAACATCTTT from Enterococcus mundtii includes the following:
- a CDS encoding PTS sugar transporter subunit IIC, which gives rise to MNKVYSTIENNLLLKILRNSFISLMPITIISSFFILIVNFPIPTFTKFMEKNFNVLWMTALPSIPNAFNNLIGLFILISIAYNYCKIKKKDYILYITSTIFAYFIFLPLESPDQLIDSLGSQGIFFSMLCALMTCGILTVSFKKKKKINLHSSVPREVAESFEYLLPFLTTTVVLFFIKLVLVTLKIDNPSSMINGLIQVPITNLGSTLPAVIIINLGITLLWFFGFNGSYLFNSIMNPIYFSLNMENLLSITKGEVPKNIITGTFQSLFINFGGSGSTFALILAILFFSKNSEKKSIAKVSFIPGLFNINEPIIYGLPILLNFRVFFPFILCPVVNTVIAYFSMSVGIVAKTNGIQIPWTTPPIISGFLASGVSGAFLQMALIALNIMIYAPFVRTKNKGTLIG
- a CDS encoding HAD-IIB family hydrolase — its product is MMDSIFFISDIDGTIYREKKVTEEELFFLSSVSKRHPIVLATGRNYAMFHRFIQEYNFEYEYCILNNGALVMDKHGSILLSLIMKTSMILPIIQKMLVKKETIINITFSHLQQNIFLERIHSNNFLKRTSNTPLITNSVTLEVNGYKELSSEIDIFTKAIERTGFQVNKNKKYIDISPLGSGKASSVICLGNLVEADVSNSIIVGDELNDKEMLMLTEKSYCMVNGNSELFTVANNIISSLTEISLKKEEQNE
- a CDS encoding glycosyltransferase, producing the protein MGLALCLMMKNEEEYLDDFFRNCFADAIYVLDTGSTDQSIQIAQKYTTNIYSKPFNNDFSAMRNYLLEKVEEDWILFLDADELLLESDWYKIRHFIKSNSDDSNTGGYRFLRYNFFGTGGWYSDSMVKLFRNHCGFKYYKKATEKIEPSIKCKGFSVADIPITLNHLGHLRPFKERQMKNEKYIQIMNEQILNNPKETLAKSYLAIIQRNAGKLKLAKKNAQEAAEANPDSEIAQLFLGYIFRSENDIQRSKKQFQKVLIINPKNTRALNSLGITELCCGNYETAREFFGKAFEISPLCIHIYINIGLTYFFSENYFQALSFFKRVLEINPYFGIATTQGILEMDFYKSHYYETIPNYWGVRTYITICEKELGNDGFYFFYK
- a CDS encoding glycosyltransferase family 2 protein — translated: MKEYIGNSNIHSFVTVAMNKPKELNRLLEYIEKLIRPDLYQFEWIIVTNDSISTSSIPNVSIYEHAQGNISQLRNYGADFAKGEFITFLDVDMIFKQDFFEEIILKLKKVTNKTVLLHYIYGFNVEDTLPNRSIFEKISPMNVGQFLKTYEDVWSDYRKDVFQLYKDDLSMLRAPWVYGWSGAFTCNNSEFMKVKGFDESFNGWGAEDTDLSYRLFLNNNTFIISEKSPVIHFPHPSKSKDISKEYFNNRCKLFMKNPAIESELYKYITGINLNNVLNKLEVTVICSMSPVYAHHDLSAIKSKMKSNNLFIGTDSLGILKQLLPQEILVWSDRFEQVVNKHLSTIKTTKYFGVSTNYKDNYFDCVFLFDAGISIFPTLKKRIFMEAYRIGTEVYLVKDPLFYPLEEFKLEMTEFQNNEIINIEI